GAATATCTAGAAAAGTGATCTTTTCCTCTAAAAATAGTGCTACCGCTTGTTCATTAGCAGCATTAAGTACAGCAGGCATAGAGCCACTAGCGCGACCTGCGGCATATGCTAAACTCATACAAGGATACTTGTGGTGATCTGGTGCTCTAAAACTCAGGTTAACAATTTTCACTAAATCTAGAGGTTGCCAATCAGTATAAATGCGCTCGGGCCAAGAAAGAGAGTAAAGTAGAGGCAGACGCATATCAGCCCAACCCAATTGAGCTAAAACAGAAGTATCTTGTAATTCTATAAGAGAGTGAATAATACTCTGAGGATGAATAACGATATCAATGTGGTCATAATCCAAACCAAAGAGATAATGAGCCTCAATTACCTCTAAACCTTTATTCATCAGGGTAGCAGAATCTACAGTAATTTTACGTCCCATAGACCAATTGGGGTGTTTGAGAGCGTCTTGTACGGTAACTGAGGCTAATTTTTCCACGGGATAATCGCGAAAAGCCCCCCCAGAAGCGGTGAGAATAATACGTCGTAAGCCCTGAGAGGGAACACCTTGCAGACATTGGAAGATAGCCGAATGTTCTGAATCAGCAGGAAGTAATTTAACCCCATGCTTGGCTACTAAAGGTAGTACAACGGGAGCACCAGCGATGAGAGTCTCTTTATTAGCTAAAGCGATATCTTTTCCCGCGGTGATAGCGGCGATGGTTGGTAATAAACCTGCACAACCTACTATACCAGTGACCACAATTTCAGCGTCACCATAGCGCGCCACTTCTGCTATACCTTCATCTCCTGTCAGGATTAGAGGTTGGTAGTCAATAGAAGAGATAGCCTCTTTTAATTCGGTTAATTTAGAGGTATCACGAATAGCGATAATCTCAGGACGAAACTGAGCTATTTGAGTAGCAAATAAAGATACATTACTACCTGTTGCTAAACCAACGACGCGAAACTGTTCGGGATATTGACTAACAATATCGAGGGTTTGAGTACCAATAGAGCCAGTAGAGCCAAGAATGGTGATTGCTTTCACGGTTTTCCTTCCAGTTGGGGATCAATAACAACTATATTAATAGTAAGGTATGGATGCTTACCTACAAATTTTTATTGATGCGGGGGAGTCTATGTTTAATCCCACAAAGTATCTCCCAGGATATTGTACCCAAAGTATTAGCCCAATCATCAGCACTGATCA
This genomic window from Gloeocapsa sp. DLM2.Bin57 contains:
- a CDS encoding 1-deoxy-D-xylulose-5-phosphate reductoisomerase; its protein translation is MKAITILGSTGSIGTQTLDIVSQYPEQFRVVGLATGSNVSLFATQIAQFRPEIIAIRDTSKLTELKEAISSIDYQPLILTGDEGIAEVARYGDAEIVVTGIVGCAGLLPTIAAITAGKDIALANKETLIAGAPVVLPLVAKHGVKLLPADSEHSAIFQCLQGVPSQGLRRIILTASGGAFRDYPVEKLASVTVQDALKHPNWSMGRKITVDSATLMNKGLEVIEAHYLFGLDYDHIDIVIHPQSIIHSLIELQDTSVLAQLGWADMRLPLLYSLSWPERIYTDWQPLDLVKIVNLSFRAPDHHKYPCMSLAYAAGRASGSMPAVLNAANEQAVALFLEEKITFLDIPRLIETVCDRHQQDNSPTPSLDDILRIDQWARAEVLKISQTLCYS